CAGCAAAGCATTCTCAAACCCACGCCGATACTCCACGGAAATGAGGGGAGGGCAAATTAAGTTGAACCAAATGCTTGGCTCGAGGGGAAATCTCTGTAGCAAAGTCTGTATAGTTTTCTTCCGCCGTGTTTTTTTCTAGCTGAACGACGCATGTATACATGTGCTAGCGGTGCTGTGACTTAtttccaggaagtaagcagtgttgcctaaaattcAGTGATAAAGGACGTTTTTTCTAACCATCTGGAATTTTATCGCGGTTTATCATATTATCttttaccgttacatccctattgCGTATTATTTCTTTTAGTAGCATCTTCATTCCGAATCATATTTCCGTGCAGAATTTGAAGGAATTCTTAAGTATGTCTGCCAGATGCAGTATTGCAAGTTGTAACAATAAAACTAAAGACGTCAGtctgcatacatttccaaatgatggtTCTATATGCAAAGTATGGTCCTCTCCAGTCACGGACCAAGCGAAAGGAGTTTGAATTACAGCgatcattttaatgattctgaATTTGAAGAAGAATGGTTTTGGTCTGAGTTGAATGGAAACAATTTCAAGCCAAACACGATCCCGAAAATAAGGAGCACCGTCGAGgggaaaaaaggaaagaaaatggtGAAAGGAGAGCAGACCCGCcacacaaaaatgacaaacaaagAAGGTAATCCGCTAGTATCCCATTCCTTATtgcatcctcttctactgatgttttcctcaagatgcTTGAAGAATTGCTGAACAAGCATGAGGGAACACACATATCGATTCTGACAATGGAAAGGGGGCATTTAAAGTACAGTTAGTTATCAAGCTAATATAATAgatatgataggttgattggcaacactaaattggccccagtgtgtgaatgtgagtgtgaatgttgtctgtctatctgtgttggccctgcgatgaggtggggacttgtccagagtgaaccccgccttccgcctgattgtagctgagatgggtaccagcgccccctgtgaccccaaagggaataagcggtagaaaatggatggatggatggctggcatTTTAACATTTTGTGAATTTCTCTTTGAAATTATTATTTCATTAGGTTTGTGATGGTAGGGCATCTTCATGGTAATATTGCTTTCGGCACATTTCTGGCCCCATGCTAGTGGGAGTGGCAACGGGAACAACTTGAGGGTCTCTGTGGTGTTGATTGAAAAGTGCCAATGATATAGACTGATGAACTGTGATGAGCACATTCAGGATAAACCACTTAGCTCAGCTGCAGCTGTGAGATTGAACTTATAAGAGCAAATGAGCCCAAAGTGTCTCCAGTTGTCACAGAAAGAAGATTCGCTCTATATAGTCAGTAGTCAAAGATGCAAATATGATGCCAATCTATCTAGTTGGATGTGGCATTTGACTGTAGTCACTTTATAAAGGACAAAACATCAGATCTTAACATGTCATCATCTTGATGTAACCATTCTAAATCAGAAACACATGGAGGCAACCGATGTATGTCGTGCAGTCTAATTTTTACATGTTAATATTAAATGAATGCGATCAAAATTTTGCTTACAATGTAGCCGATGGGAGCCGCACTTTTCCGCCTACAAAGCCCTCATAAGCACATCCAAACACCTttattgaggttttatatacatgatgtaagcatatatgtaatgtagtaacaggcacatttataataatatttacgtattttgctcattttaagcatacggggtgcattaatttaaaaaacgcattgaatattcctttatcactgattattacgcACTGCAAACTTTATGGGAGCCAAGAAACATAATAAAACCTCGCTTAAcgtgcaaggtctgctgtcattaggatgccaactgtTGGGATGTTCATgtattcccatttagataaagAATGACTTATACACTCACAAACAAACAGGGTTGAGGTGCGGGAGGGACCAACTGTCCTTTTGCCCTTTTGGTCATTTTcgagtcctaaatggctgtcaaagtctaCCAACCTGTCGGTATACCTACTCAGGCTTCTTTTTTCCAGGTGAGATATCTGATTTGTGaactacaataaacttacagggagtaaggaagcaaggaagcaccagaccactcaatgatgtaaacataggcacacatggaagtgatcacggcgccgcaataaaatagtttgtctgcattagcgcttataataaaacTATCCCTAACACTTGGttgatattcaagtcaccaaatgtaaatggagcattgtaggcagtttttgaatggttgtttatttaatcttatgggcgaaatagtggagctcccattggctttgCTGTTGTCTGATGCTAtcgtcatgtttttcataatgattgtgaaaaaaaattccaaaaaagtgcagttctcttttAAAGTTGTTTGATACACCTGTAGACAGAGTTGTGCTTGTTGCCATTACAGATCCCACGGACGACACCATCCATCCGATTATTCCATCTCACCATCAAGTCAGCCTTTTACCAGGTGAGGAATAAGATTAGTTAAACTGCACAGTGCAATGAAACCAAGAATGTTTTGGATACACAGAGCGAAGTATGGacatcagtgtttcccacaaAACCAGAATGTGCACGGGGTGCATGTGATGTATAAAATGCGTAATCGGACATGAACAGAACATGGACTTTTAGGGTGTTGATTTTATTTTGGGCGGTGCATCTTATAAAACACACAGgcgattaaaaaaacatgttgtttcctgAGCCTTGTATAAGTGTGCACTGatttacaaaaataatgccattgtacgTCTGATATATCACTATGTTGATGAACAGATGCATCTTAATGTGAGGCAGAGTCACCTACGCTACTGTATGCAAGTATACGTTGTATTAAGAAGGAGAGTTATATTGCCATCTACTGTTAGGAGTTGGAATGGCAAGCGACACCGACGGTACcattataaaatgtttttaagcGAAAGTGAACatgccaaataaaaaaaaactcacattgaATCTTTCTCCTTTTCTGTGCCGTTCCAAATTTGTGGAAAATTGATTTACAAACTAAATTAGTTCTTAAACATGGTTCGTGCACAGGAGGAAGCAGTATCCCAAGAACGTAACGCATTCTTTCTGAATGTACCAAatcgcttgtccattgctttctttggactcatattgagctaTGAAAACTAAACAAATGATGTAAAAACCCTATAAAAACCCTTAAAAGCAGACACAAGTAACATAGTAGCTAAAAGCAGCACTAAGCCAACTTAATAATGGTGCGTTCCATTTGTACTGGGAAGTCGAAATTTCCGAGTTCTTTGTCGGAATTTCAACTGGAACGCCCCTCAAGGTTGGATTTCTGACTTGAAAATTTGGAACATTCTCACCACCCCCAAGTTTGTTTTAAAGATGGCCGctctggatgtaaacaatgatgcACACTTCTATGATATTCATTATTAGCACTTTTGATTAGTTTTTGTAGCAGTAATTCAGACATATACAATGTCACTGTAGGGTAAACTATATTTATTTGATTTACTATAAATGCTGTAAGTTGCTAGCAATAGGGTATGTGTTTCTTCTTCATCCACCGTACTTGAAGTTATTAGAAACAGTCCATATTTTcctatatattgtttatattcaGACAAAGCAAGCGCTTTCGTGGATGTGGCCATCTTGATTTCCGACCTCGTAACTGGAACACTCACAACTCAGCTCTGACGTCATTTTGAGCTCCAACTTCCGAGGTAATTAAAATGTGCTGCctggcacaaaatggctgccctGTGAGGCACATAATGGGTAGATGAAAAGTgtgtacactgagacaaagttcaTACAACAAAGCATTTTTTTATCCAGCATGTGGTTCATAAATCAAAAGGTCTGTGTGATGGGGGGTTCATAAATCCAGGTTCCATCACATGTAAATGTACAGGAAACACTCGCATccaatacaacaaaaaaaagtggaGATAGGTGTTTTCAAGAAAACCAAACCCGGAATATTAGTTCAACCTACATTGCAACTTCAGTCATTGTTTAAACTATCGGTACGCATTCATAAATCTGATTTCTATGACATACTGAGATGAGTTGTCTGTCAGTCGAAAGTTACATGATTTGGCTTCGGTTGAAGATGTAGTTTAGTTTAACTTTACAGTAATAATTTATACATATAATTAATCACATATGCAATAAATACCATTTGACAGTGTCAATCATAACTGAGCTCTGGGAGCATTTTTATTACAGTGCCTGTATAAGATTATATTAGATTGTGAAGCGCCTTTGGACTCTGTTTTGTAATGTAACAGGACAGTATGCATCTAAAGAACCCAATTCCTCCGTGCGTGATTATTTAAATTCTATCCAACACAATGCTGCTTGTTGATTAGTTTGGTTCTCTGTTTGCCAAGGGGGGAACGAACAGTCCACTATGCCCAAGACAAGGGTGTCTCTAAGAGGCACAGGGAGCATCTTTGGGATGCTAAAGAACAGCCATTTGAGGCCCAGAACTGGCATCAGAACTCGATGCGCTCATTCCACAACCGAGCTGGTGCCGACAATGGTTATCTAACAAGACCGGGACAGCGCTGCAAAAATTGGGTCAGCAACTCTTTGGTGAGGCCTTCAAAGGGGTGTTCTCAATAAAAGTACATTTTCAAAGGATTTACTTGTGTTGTGACTTCACTTAACAttcttataaaatatttttttttctcatttttctcAAGCATGGGAGTCCTCGCCTACATCGCAACAGCAGAGAAATCCAGCCTCCTTCACAAAGATGGGCTCCCTCAGACTTTCACAGGAGTTTCCCAGGTCGAATGATCATTAACAGGGCAGAGCCTTGGAAAAGGCCAACTCCTCATCAGTGCCAAGACCAAATGCACCAGCATCGACCATCAGTCCAGCACTCTTCATCTATGAAGGATGAGGGTCTGGCCAAGAGAAGCCGGGATTCTGCACTTGATCAGGTATAAAGTGTTCTCTTCACTAATCAAGTTTGGTAGATTCTTAACGCGGTCTTTGTTCTAAATGTTTGAATGAGCTTTGATTATGATAAAGCTTATAGCACCAGGCTTTGGGTGATATTAAAATATGTACACCCAATCATTGCCTCTTTTATTTCTGAGCGCAATAGCACCACCCACTGGTAGTTTACCATTCAGTCATTGGTATCTTTAAGGGTGCAATGGCTCATCACTTGGTTTAAGAACGTATAAGATACGGcttagtagtacctcaacttacaagcttaattgaTTTTGTGACAAACCTAAAAAACTCAAAATACTTGAATCTCAAATCAACGTATCCTATTTAACTgaattaattgaaatcaatttaactAATGCTTGTCCACTACCATCCCCGAAACAGCACAATCTCCAAACCACTGTATTGAATAGTACGAATTAATAGATGTAAGTTGAGGGGCAGGCATGGACCCACTGTACTCCTATTTTTGACTTGTAACATGATGTATGCTTTTCTGTTCAGCCATCTCATTCTGGATCAAGGAATTTAGTTGCCCATCCAGCATCACCACCTCACCACCATCGTAACCAAGATGACTGGAAACCTATTCATGACAGGACAGGTCCTTGCCGCCTCTCTGACTACAGGACCTCAACAACACAGCAACAGGTAATTTTGCAGTCACTCAGTGATGATTAAAAACAACCTTTAACATTGCAGGCCATTTTTAATTTCCGGTATTATTACATATTTACACAGGAAACCTCGAAATCGAGAGTTGGAGGATATAGTTTGTTCAATAGCGACCCCCTAGTCCAAAACCAGGGTCACAGCAACAAAATGTCACATCTTGGAAACAGTAGGAAGAGTTGTCGAAAAACTTCTTCACCAGCAGAACACACTCGTGTGCCTTACAGCCACCAAAACCCTCATTACCATCATCAGCGACACACACGCCACCTCAAAGTTGAACAGCACAAACGTCTGCGATACCACCTGGATGAGGAGGAGGACTCAAAGAATCATCTCCATAATCAAAGCACAGTGAGAAAAACCAGTCATTACAATTTTAAGAATAATGGCACATGTTAGTTTCTATATTGTATAAATAGATGCAGTATATGGACATGTCAGTACTAAGGCACATTTTTCATGCGATTTGGACAAGCCTGCAAAGAGCACTGATCAGCTCcacaaaacattgaaaaaaaataatgaacaaatgttttatttattggtGACGCTGTAAGTAGAGATGGGTACCAAAACTTGGATGCATAATGGCACAGATGCAAATGTAAACTGTCACAACCAGACCAAAAAAGTAGCTATCAGTGGCTGATTTTAGTGGTAAAATAATACAAACTCAGCTACTCGCAACAGTGTTTGAAAGTGGTATTGTGCAAATAACTTCTTGTACGTAATGTGGCGTCCCAAAAGGgcacacactctttttttaactttattgtcGATCTTAACTCACCAACAACATGGCTCAGGCCCATAACACACCCATATTTTGCTGTAACACTTTCCAACACAAAACAGAAACACTTTCCTTACGCACCAATAACGCTCAGGCCTAGCCAGGCGCATTCAAAAACTCCAAAACTTTGAACATCAACAATATAGAACAACCATTTGTTTGCACATTCTCTGTGACAAGAGCTCGTAACCTAAAATATTAGCATCTCAAATCGGGGTTAAATTGGagattttacatattttaggaaagCATCCTATACTTTTTGAAATTTTGCTGAACAATTATTGAATGTCAGCCTAATCTTCtcaaatttgagaaaaaaaatactatcTGTAATCCAGCCAGTGTGGCAGGAAAGTACTGCAGTCTTCAAATTAGCACAATGAGTCTTCTAACCAACAAAGTATTGAATGCTAGAAGATTCTCTTTGGATTTGCTGAGAGAGGATGATGGAGGGACTATCCCAAATAGTCCACTTAGAGAATTTGGTTCAATCTTTTCGCCAATTACCACAGACAAAGTATTGAAAATGTCTGTCCAATAACTACACAGGAATGGACAAAACCAAAACACATGCATCAAGTTAGCTGGAGACAGTTGACACCAATCACAAGATACATATATCTTGTCACACATGTTAGCTACTAGGACCTTGGTATAATAAGTGTGATGTATTAGCTTGCATTGAATGAAGCTATGTCTGCAATAATGGAACACTTTAGAATTCTACTTAAGCTCTCTGTCCAGCTATTCTCAGATAGAATCACTCCCAAGTCCCCCTCCCAAAGTGACTTATTTAAATTCGGAGACTCAGGGCGTGACATAAAAATCTGGTTATAAATATGTAAAAGTGATGCTTTTAAAGTGGTGTCAAAAACATCTAAAACTGTCACTCTGTAAGTCTGGAAACCTAGGGAAGTGTTACAAACAAACCTCTGGagatagctaaaaaaaaatgttgcgcaGGGAGTGAAAATGTATTTGCTGAAAATAAGCAAAAATATTTTCTGTTTTTAAGTATCGCTTTGTGCACTGTTTTACAGTAATAAATTACCAGTTTTGCACTGGATTGGTGAACATTTAAATAATACCCATCTCTTCCTCTAAGTGTCCTTTAATGAATGGAAGTTATTTGAAAGTCTTCCCATAGCAGTAGGAAGTGTTAAAAACAGTCCATAATTTATTTTGTGTCTATATAATGTGTTTCCCTAAGAAAACAAATATATTATGTGTGATCCACAGGAATCTCAGTGTACTCTTCCAAGCGGCATTTCAAGAGATGCCACCTCCTGGTCTTCTGGAGCAGTCTCTTCTCAGTCGTCACGCCGTCCGAAAGATTCTTCTCACAGTCCACATGTTAGTCCGTCACTACACATGGCAGCCAATGGCAGTAGACATTGTAGCCCGATCCTCAGTGGACAATCAAACGTCCAGGGAAGCCCTACTAATAAAGCAAGGGTCTGCTCAACCTCTACCCCATCTTGTGCATCATCACCTTGTGCAAAGCCGAGGTTTTCAGATGTCAAATACAAAAAGATCTCACAGCCTCCGTGCTTGTCCGCCCATGGCAACTCGAAAACAAACAAGCCCAAAAAGGAGTCAAATGCCAGAAGAAAAGCTGAATGCAAACATAAAGATAAGCTGGTAAAAAGGGAAAGAAGGAGCAATGCTGAAAAGGCAAACCACAGGGCAGAAGGAAGAAAAAAACGTAAGAAAAAACATGAACATAATTTAGGGGAGAGAAGAAAGAAAAGAGATAAAGTGaaaaggaaagaaaagaaaatagGCCTGACCGTTCTAACGACTGAGGTTATTTCCAACTCTTCAGGAGAGGAGCAACAATCTCCACATCCCGGATGCACTTCTTGGCAAACACTGCCCAAAAGGAATTCTGCTAAACATCTTACTGAGGATCGACAGGTACACTTACTCCCCATAAAGAGCCCCATCAGGAAGATGGCTTCTATTGTCTCATCCCAATTAGAACCCAAAGCAAAACCTGAAAATTCATTACCTTCTATTTTAAATGAAGCCGTAGAACCTCTCAGTGCAGCGTCTTGTGTTCCTGAAACTCAACGAGGGCTTCTCCATGCCCCGGACCTCCAGCCTATGGGTGTTATAGGAAATGTGCAGGAAGCTGGGGAGAACCTAGCAAACACGCCTCCTGTACTCAGTTGGCAGGGCTCACCGGTATCAGATGTGGGAGAGGATGAGGACGAGCTGCAAAAAGGAGTGATTAGCAGACCTGTCCTCCAGCCCAGTCCTACCCAGTGCTTTTCTCCTCCCCCCTCAGAAGGTGAGAACATTTATGACTTGATTAAGGAGCCTTGTGGAAGTAAACAGGTAGAGTGTTCCCAACTTTGTAACCCGTCAAGTACAAACAAACAAGATCTTAAAGGTGAGAATAAGTCAGAAAGTCTAGCGGTTTCCAGCTCTCTGTCACAGGATTTTCACCGCAAAGCAGGCCTGGATGACGTTTTCAAGAGCCTGGCCAATTTTCTTGGTAGCCAGAGGGCCACGTGTCGAGGTGGTCCATTCGGGGGGTCTTCTCCTTGCACTGCTAGTGGGGTTAAGTTGGTGTCTGCGCTTGCTCTCGGACCAGATATCCGCTGTCACCAGCAAAAGGTTTCCGACCTCAAGTCGGAGCCTAATAATCTGTCTGATTCACATGTGAAGCCCCATACGGTGACAAATCAGTGTGAGTCTGACACAGAAACCCCTACACTCAAAGTAACGGAGACTGATGAGGATATTGAAGACAGGCAAGACAGGAGAAGCACACATATCCTGCCTGAAGGAAGAGATTCACTTTTGGACCATTCTCTCAGTGCAGAGCTGAGACTAACCACCACCCACACCTCCTCTTTGAGCCACCTCCTTGTAGTCACCGGGAAGGATGAGGAACTGAAGAGTGAGGAGACCCACCTCCGAGGTGCAGAGAAACAACGAAAGCAAAACGCCAAGGATGGTAGTCAGGTCCAAAttaagacaaagaagaagaaaaaaagcacTGTTATCTCAAGAAATACACTCAAACGTAAACACAAATCCCCTTCCTGCAAAGATGTGCAGAGAAACCGTGTGAAACATGAAAAAGCTAACGTAAAGATTAATATTGACAATAAAGACAATGATGAGACAATAAAAAATGCTGCCTCAGCAGCAACTGGAAACTCAACCCCCAAGACCTCAAGCTCATTATCAACTATAAAAATCAATCCATCCAACATAATTACCACCACACCAGCAAGTAAATCTGCTGCCAACCCATTGAAGCTGAGAGCATTGTCCATGGGCTTTACCAAGGAGCTGAAGGTCCTGGTGGTGAGGATGAAGCTTGATGCCAGGCACACATTCAACGTAACAGAAGTAGAAGAACGAAAAATCCCACTTTCTCAGATCAGCATTCAAAACACAGCAACCGAAGTAGTAGGAGCTTGCAAGTGAGTGTTTGCAAAAAGTTACTTCTCGTTGCTTTGAGCGTAAATGATTACTGTTTGTTTCTTTGATCCTAGAGGGGCAAATGTCAAGGAAAAATTTAAGGAGTCATACCTGCTTACTTCCCTCTCTGTCAAACCTGACATTTCTAGTCGGACTCCGATTCCTCGAGAAAAGCTCAACCCTCCCACACCGAGCATCTATGTGAGTGCACACAAACTACAATGATGTTGCTAGGTACGAGTCCTGCGCCCCTGATGGTTTATTATCTGAAATAATCCAGTCAACTCACTTTTTTGCTTCTCGTGGACATTGCATTGTCTTTAAAATCACAGTAATTAGTAGACAAAAATCACCAACGAAAATGTGCTTCcaataaaataatttttcaatAATAGTCTGTGATGTCCTCGCTCGTGTTTTAGCAGACTTTAACAAACATGTatgtgaatagaatagaatagactttattgtcattatatttgcatataacgagattaaagactccaacttaaggtgcggttgtgggaacaaatatggggtaaaataaataacacaagaggtaacaAAGGAGAAACTAacgattgaaataaacagactactatccaataaaaataacaagcaatcctatactatatacaaacactatagaaatacaaaatactgtacaatatacagaacaagacaagagtaccgaagtaataaataacaatcagtgccggacatattgcactcgaagggtagtattgcacagtagggtattagggcaggatattgtacaggggtgaattgTGTGCTTGGCGACCAGTGACTGCCGAGCAACAAGAAGGAAAAAACACTTCGGGTAAAAACCCACACGTCCACGACACAAATAACTTGCTCAATTTGAAAAGTTAACCTTGATCTCCACGGCAGTACGCTTGTAATGCGGAAGCATTTAAAGCAGAGGCATGTCAGACTTCTGGTGGATGAAATCTCAGACTCTCCTCTGTAAGGTACTTACCTTGTTAGCTGGCTAGCTAACAACAAACaacaaagttgtgtgaaaaatagatGTATTAATTTATAATTTAGCTAAAGTTTCCCagcaaaacattgttttttaaaaaccTGTGTGCATCTTTCTAAATACCATTATCatcacaaaatgttttattttttggaagCTAAATACCGGTAAAtgccacataaatgttgttgttattgttgctgTTTTGACAGTCTTTTATTTATGTACaaaaatatattgtgttttttttatccgCACTTTTCTCCTTTCTTTGCTTTTAAATGGACAAAAGTTTAATCAAGTTATTATATTGTAACAGCCCtatgagcagcacagttacacAATTTTTGAATGAGGTAGTCATCACTGTTAGTTAGCATGCATGAAATATGTCAAGCTAAATTTGGATCGCCGATGGCTAAATTACAGCTGCTATATATGCTTCATGATACGATTAGTCATCTAATCTTTTAGATAGTCGATGACTACTTGAGAATAAAaatagttgttagttgcagccctagtaaCTACTAACCTAGTTGGAGTAGCTCTCTCTGCATCTGCTCAGCGCACACGTCATCTCCTGTACAGTTTTGCAACATGCTAGTTTAACCGCAACCAAATTAATTAGCCTGTCACCACAGATTTATTTTCAAAAGTTAAGGATATGATCCTCATAGTAAAGTAAACCCACTATTCCACTGCTCTACGTTGAGCTCGATGGTGTTTTAACGTTTAGGGCACGtgctattatccatccatccatccattttctaccgcttattccctttcggggtcgcggggggcgctggcgcctatctcagctacaatcgggcggaaggcggggtacaccctggacaagtcgccacctcatcgcagggccaacacagatagacagacaacattcacactcacattcacacactagggccaatttagtgttgccaatcaacctatccccaggtgcatgtctttggaagtgggaggaagccggagtacccggagggaacccacgcattcacggggagaacatgcaaactccacacagaaagatcccgagcctggattcgaacccaggactgcaggaacttcgtattgtgaggcagacgcactaacccctctgccaccgtgaagccccacacgtgctattattacattttaaaaaacatacaGTGGCggtgaaaaaaatactttaaagaggtcgtatataatttttttctacatttgaaAGACTTGAGTTTGGgtgacataacatgtaatgatggttcttctGTCagtttgcatagattatgttttacagaccgtcttcaagCCCCTTTCcaaccgtctcttcaggatgcatgGCTTTATAAGGTGGTCTTACAtacgtggctccacttcgacTTTGTCTTCTCCTCGTCAGTCagtttgtagtttttagcgcttctatatggagtctactgacagatataaatccAAACTATAAGCTGCTTTgttttacaaatggcaacagcagaggatgcattTGCATGTACAAGcctgtctgccccacaacaagagaatagcgaaaaagaaggaactcattgactacaatggcggactcgcacaAAACTCTTGGTgtaaaactttaccatatatggataataaGCTAAAGTCACCAATGGGGAAAAACGTTACGAAGGACGCAAATTCCAAATAGCTTGTTTAGAGGAACGATTAAGAAGGCAAGAGTGTTTTAGAAGTATCTCCGctatgcctccatggtttgaaatCAAATTTTCGGGAATTATGCAGATCCCCAATACACAAACGGGTATCAACAGGTAACAAAAGTTGGTTTCGCATTATGTTTACGTGCCATTATGTTTACCTCAGACAATTATGAATGGTATTTGATTAatttcaaatacattttgaaCATTTATGAGTATATACCGTACATCAATTATAACCCTTTGATACCATATTATCATCAAATAAGTATAACAGTACAATtgaataaaaataagaatataaaaatTGTAATAATTCATTTTAATTGGGGATCTATTGAATTTCACAGAGACCCAGTCAAATCACAACTTGTGGTTCCTGGGGACTCACTACATTAAAATTCTATCAACATCACTGTTTTTAGCAGATACACTTGCGCAATGTAATACAATCGAGTAAACGAGCTTTCACTGAGCGATACAGTGTTAGACAATTTATTTCTGTGGTCAT
The window above is part of the Nerophis ophidion isolate RoL-2023_Sa linkage group LG04, RoL_Noph_v1.0, whole genome shotgun sequence genome. Proteins encoded here:
- the LOC133551288 gene encoding lysine-specific demethylase 6A-like isoform X2, with product MYHSAELYSGRKSWDSYPAGGPNRGRWAPVDSRQSTWSQTQRSHGRHHPSDYSISPSSQPFTRGERTVHYAQDKGVSKRHREHLWDAKEQPFEAQNWHQNSMRSFHNRAGADNGYLTRPGQRCKNWVSNSLHGSPRLHRNSREIQPPSQRWAPSDFHRSFPGRMIINRAEPWKRPTPHQCQDQMHQHRPSVQHSSSMKDEGLAKRSRDSALDQPSHSGSRNLVAHPASPPHHHRNQDDWKPIHDRTGPCRLSDYRTSTTQQQESQCTLPSGISRDATSWSSGAVSSQSSRRPKDSSHSPHVSPSLHMAANGSRHCSPILSGQSNVQGSPTNKARVCSTSTPSCASSPCAKPRFSDVKYKKISQPPCLSAHGNSKTNKPKKESNARRKAECKHKDKLVKRERRSNAEKANHRAEGRKKRKKKHEHNLGERRKKRDKVKRKEKKIGLTVLTTEVISNSSGEEQQSPHPGCTSWQTLPKRNSAKHLTEDRQVHLLPIKSPIRKMASIVSSQLEPKAKPENSLPSILNEAVEPLSAASCVPETQRGLLHAPDLQPMGVIGNVQEAGENLANTPPVLSWQGSPVSDVGEDEDELQKGVISRPVLQPSPTQCFSPPPSEGENIYDLIKEPCGSKQVECSQLCNPSSTNKQDLKGENKSESLAVSSSLSQDFHRKAGLDDVFKSLANFLGSQRATCRGGPFGGSSPCTASGVKLVSALALGPDIRCHQQKVSDLKSEPNNLSDSHVKPHTVTNQCESDTETPTLKVTETDEDIEDRQDRRSTHILPEGRDSLLDHSLSAELRLTTTHTSSLSHLLVVTGKDEELKSEETHLRGAEKQRKQNAKDGSQVQIKTKKKKKSTVISRNTLKRKHKSPSCKDVQRNRVKHEKANVKINIDNKDNDETIKNAASAATGNSTPKTSSSLSTIKINPSNIITTTPASKSAANPLKLRALSMGFTKELKVLVVRMKLDARHTFNVTEVEERKIPLSQISIQNTATEVVGACKGANVKEKFKESYLLTSLSVKPDISSRTPIPREKLNPPTPSIYLESKRDAFSPVLLQFCTNPKNAVTVIRGLAGSLRLNLGLFSTKSLVEANAEHAVEVRTQVQQPADENWDTRGSTQTWPCESSRSHTTIAKYAQYQASSFQESLQEEKESENEEEEDQAKSSDTPSTTKANVWSDHNKGNLVSTAIKHTSDLLTSKAATNNTSSSELKAVGKIIKFGTNIDLSDSKRWKPQLQELLKLPAFMRVESSNNMLSHVGHTILGMNTVQLYMKVPGSRTPGHQENNNFCSVNINIGPGDCEWFAVHEHYWESINTFCEKHGVDYLTGSWWPVLEDLYSSNIPVYRFIQRPGDLVWINAGTVHWVQAVGWCNNIAWNVGPLNSYQYQLALQRFEWNELKKVKSIVPMIHVSWNVARTIKVTDHDTYKMIKHCLMQSIKHIQILKEQLTAAGKRISYQSRVKDEPAYYCNECDVETFDVLFVTSENCSKKSYVVHCEDCARAKNPSLAGVVVLEQYRMEDLMKTYDSFTLAPSPASK